The DNA window GAAGCCACAAACCCGACATAAATATTAGCCCCCTCAGGAGGTAGCTTTCCAAAAATTGTCAGCACGATCAAATCCAATATCATTAACCAAAACCAAATAAGAAAGGCAGGTCTCCTATGTGCGGGAGCTACTTTAGAACTTCTATCAAGCCAAGGCAAGAAAAAGAAAATCACTTGAGCAATTCCAAAGGCTATCAAACCCAAATCGGCACTAAAGAAAAATCCTCTTAAAACTTCATAACTCCATAAGAAATACCATTCAGGATAAATATGCGTAGGGGTTTTAAGGCTATTGGCGGGATCAAAATTAACCGGATCCATCGCAAAATCAAAATGATAACAAACCAGATAAAAGAAAAATATCATGAAAGCGCAAATTACAAAAATATCCTTTGAAAGAAATACCGGCCAAAATGGAATTACTTTTGATTCTTTCTTTTTGCCTTCAATGTATTTTTTCTCCTCTGCCTCAAAGTCAAAAACTTCTCCATCTTGATTATTAACATGAGGGATTCTAAGAGCATAAAAATGCACTACAATCAAAATCATAATGACCACCGGCAACAAAAATACATGGAGCATAAAAAATCTTGTCAAAGTCGCATCAGCCACGACATAATTACCTCGTACCCACTCAACAACATCATTTCCGATAAAAGGAATGCCTCCAAAAAGATTGGTAATAACTGTAGCAGCCCAATAACTCATTTGCCCCCAAGGCAACATATAACCGCTAAAAGCCTCTGCAGAGAAGACTACGAATAAAAGCATGCCGCTTACCCATATCATTTCCCTGCCTCTTTTGTAAGATCCATAGTAAATAGCTACAAACATATGGATATAGATAATTACAAATATCATACTTGCTGCGACTGCATGAATATGTCTCCATAACCAGCCATAGGCAACTTCTTGCATAATTGTATAATTTACACTATCAAAAGCCATCTTTGCATCCGGCTTATAATACATTAATAAAAAAATTCCCGAAACAACCAGCATTGTGAATAATGCAGTCAAAACCACACCCATTGCCCATAAAAAATTTATATTTTTAGGAATCCAATATTCAGTCATCAAAACTTTTGTCAGTTTTTTAACACCCAATCTCTGATCTAACCAATCAATCAATCCATCAGCTTTTCTTATCTCTGCCATTTTTTGCTCCTTATGCTTTGCCTATCATTTCTTGATATTGGCTACCTACTTCCCCAAATACAATCTTTGTTCCGTCAATTTTAAAAGGAGGAATATCAAAAGGTCTTGGCGGTGGAGTTCCGGGCACATTGATTCCATCAAGAGTGAATCTACCCCCATGGCAAGGACACAAAAATCCTTTTTCATCGGCATTAAAAATTGGGATACAACCTAAATGTGTGCAAATTTGAATCCCCACAGTAAAAACATCTCCATTGATCTTAAAATCTCTTTTGGGATTAAAACCCTCTGCTTTAGTTTTTTTGATAATATACACAGGCTTACCTCTCCATTCCACGGTAGAAAATTCACCTTCTGTCATACTCCCCACATCAGTAGTAGTAAAACCCGCTGAAACTACGCTTGGCAACGGATCCCATGTTTTCTTCATGGCAACTAGAGAAGCTATCGCACCAACGGCAGTCACCCCTCCTAGTGTCATTCCTAAAAAATCGCGTCTCTTTATCTCAGCCATCGCTTATTCTCCTTTAGTTTGAGTTGATTTTTATTGTAAATTAATGTAAAAAATCTAGTAATTGTAGTTCAATTAGACTTAAATATTTTTTATTTCACTTTTTGAAACTCTTATTTAAACCTCAAAATGTTTCAAACTGAAATATCAAGAGTATATTGACAAAGAAAAATATTTTATGAAAACTACGAAGACAAGAACCGGCAAAAGATTTTTATAGTTATATTTAAAGTATTTTTCTTTGTCAATTCTAACGAATATTTTTGGTAGAATTACATCAAAATTAATTTTATAGGAATAAATTTATGAATAATATCCCTCCTTTACCTCAAAATATTGTTAAATCACTGATTAATTTTTTATATCAGGAGTCTAAAAGCCGCGGTTTCAATAGAGTAATTTTAGGAGTAAGTGGTGGTTTAGATAGCGCTGTAGTCGCTGTTTTATGTAAAATGACCTTTGGCAATCATCTTCAAGCCCTTCTTATGCCTTCGATCACCTCATCAAAATCCAGTGTGACAGATGGAATAGCTTTATGCGAGCAATTTGATATTCCCTATCAAATACAATCAATCAATCCCTATGATGAAGCCTTCAGAATGAATCATAAAGATGCCAATCTTATCCGCAAGGGGAATTTTTGCACCCGTATTCGTATGGCTCTTTTATATGATCTTTCTCAAGAAATTCGCGCCCTTGTAGTAGGAACCAGCAATAAAAGTGAATTGATGTTGGGGTATGGCACTCTTTATGGGGATCTCGCTTATGCTATTAACCCCATTGGCAATCTATTCAAAACTCAAGTTTATGAACTTGCCAAAATACTCAATATTCCCAGACATATTATTGAGAAAAAACCAAGCGCTGATCTTTATGCAGGACAAAGCGATGAAGAAGAATTAGGTTATGGATATGAAAAAATTGACAGACTTCTTTTTGAAATTTGTAAAATTTATGATGATTTTTCGCAAATTGATGTCAAGAAACTCTATCAAATGGGCTATGATAAAGAAATGCTCAATATTATCGTTCCAAGAATCAAGAAAAATCTCTTCAAACATGCCCTCCCTACCATTTATGAAATAAAATAAAGTTTCATAAATGGGTTATTTTTTCCCAAAATATTTAAAAAGTTATTTTTAATGCGTTTTATAGATCAATATTTTTATAAACCGAATTTTTGGCAAAAAATTCTTGCATTAATTGTTTTGCCCATTTCTCTTTTATATTACATAGCTGCAACTATTAGACGCCATATAGGATTTCTCAAAGACTTTCATATCCCTATTATCAGTGTAGGCAATCTTGTTGCCGGAGGAAGCGGCAAGACTCCTTTCATCATCGAAATTGCAAAAGATTACCAAGATGTTGCCATTATTTCCAGAGGCTATAAAAGAAAATCCAAAGGATTGCTTATTGTCAGCCAAAAAGGCAAAATTCTTGTTTCGCAACAAGATGCCGGGGATGAAGCTTATCTGATTGCCAAAACACTCACCCATGCTACCATTATCGTGAGCAAAAAAAGAGTCCCCGCTATCAAAGAAGCTAAAAAACTAGGGTGTAAAATAATTTTACTTGATGATGGGTTTCGTTTTAATTTTAAAAAATTAAATATCTTATTAAAGCCTAAATTAGAGCCTTATTTCAAATTTTGCATTCCAAGTGGTATTTATCGCGAAAAGCCCTCTTTATACAAAAGTGCTGATATTCTGGCAACTGAAGGGATAGATTATCAACGCGAAGTAAAAATTATAAATCCAACACAAAGAATGCTTTTGGTTACTGCCATTGCCAATCCATCAAGACTGGATGAATATCTTCCTAATGTGATTGGCAAACTCACTTTTAGAGATCATTATGTCTTTGATATCAACTATCTGCAATCTCAAGCCATCAAACAAAAAGCCTCTTCTTTGCTTGTTACCCAAAAAGATGAAGTCAAACTTCAAGATTGTCCTATTCCTTTAAGCATTATGCAACTCAGACTCCAAATCAACCCCATTATCAAAAAAAAGATTTCTCACTACATTGAATCTTATGCTTAGAGCACATCCAATTTTGTATTTTCAAGGCGAAATGTTTGAGTGCATTTTTTGGCGATTTTCTCATCATGAGTAGCCAACACAAGAATACCCCCGCTCTTATCAACATATTCAAATATAATCTCCATCACATTTTGGGCTGTTTGTTTATCTAAATTTCCTGTAGGTTCATCAGCAAAGATAATCTTGGGTTTTTTGGTCAATACCCTAGCAATCGAGAGACGTTGTTGTTGCCCTCCACTAAGCTCTCCAATATTTTGATGAAGCACTTGAGCAATTCCTAAAGATTCTAACAAACTCTTATCAATAGGCTGCCCTGAAAGAATTGAAGCAACTTTTAAATTCTCATACCCATTAAACCCGCGAAATAAATAATGAGATTGAAAAATAATCCCTATTTGATAACGTCGAATTTCTAAAAGCTTGTTGGGAGAAAGTCCGTAAATATCCTCAAATTCCAGAAGACTAACTCTCCCGCTTATTGGCTTTAACATTGTAGAAAGATTATTTAATATCGTGGATTTTCCACTCCCGCTTACTCCCAAAATCGCTACAGATTCCCCGGATGAAACCTCAAAATTAAGATCTTCATATAACAATGTGTCAAAACGATGAGACATTTGAATTGCTTTTAACATTTTTTCCTTTCATAAAACAAGCTTATCTCCCAAAACTGAAGGTGAGAGAATATAAGAACTTGATTGATTGATACTATGAATTACAATGCTTTTATAAATTCTAGCATAGTATTTCACCAACATTCGTTGAAAAAATGGCTCAATACTTGGAACAAACCAACCATTATTGCTGATAAGAATCATATATTTTGGCTTATCTTGATACATAATTTTTGAAGTTCCTTCATAACAAATTGCACTTCGAAATACATCGCCCTTGATTTGAAAATTTTCGGGAATTTTCCCCTCACTTAAGCCATATTCTTTACCAAAAAATGCCTTATAAAGTGGTCTTGCCAAAAAATCAGGCAAAGGGATTTTTTCTCCAAAAGGAGCGAGTACAACTTTATCAATAAAACTAAAATCGCCATTTTCAAACAAATAAGTGCTATTGTAAATTTTTCCTTTTTCTTCACGCAACCCCCCTGTAACGATACTTATTTGGCTACTTAATTTTTCCAAAACTTCTTTTAGGATGCTTTTGTTCAAGACAATTGGAAATGCTGTTTCCGGCAAAACTACAATATCTTTGCCTTTTAAAATTGCTTGATCAATCAAATCAAAATTCTTATCAATAATTTTTTGAAAATTTTGAGATTGCCATTTTGAGTCTTGAGAAACGTGAGTTGTAGTAACTTCTACTTTTAAAGGCAAAGTTATCTCACCATTTATATGCCCCCAATCTATGCCAAAGAGTAAAAAGCAAACAGCAAATATTCTATAAAATCTCTTAAAATGAATCCACACACCCACACCCACAATAATACACAAGAAATGAAGTTTATCAACTCCAAAAATACTATAAGAAAAAAATGATTCTACTACCATCCAATCAAAACCAAA is part of the Helicobacter sp. 11S03491-1 genome and encodes:
- a CDS encoding tetraacyldisaccharide 4'-kinase, with the protein product MRFIDQYFYKPNFWQKILALIVLPISLLYYIAATIRRHIGFLKDFHIPIISVGNLVAGGSGKTPFIIEIAKDYQDVAIISRGYKRKSKGLLIVSQKGKILVSQQDAGDEAYLIAKTLTHATIIVSKKRVPAIKEAKKLGCKIILLDDGFRFNFKKLNILLKPKLEPYFKFCIPSGIYREKPSLYKSADILATEGIDYQREVKIINPTQRMLLVTAIANPSRLDEYLPNVIGKLTFRDHYVFDINYLQSQAIKQKASSLLVTQKDEVKLQDCPIPLSIMQLRLQINPIIKKKISHYIESYA
- a CDS encoding cytochrome bc complex cytochrome b subunit, which translates into the protein MAEIRKADGLIDWLDQRLGVKKLTKVLMTEYWIPKNINFLWAMGVVLTALFTMLVVSGIFLLMYYKPDAKMAFDSVNYTIMQEVAYGWLWRHIHAVAASMIFVIIYIHMFVAIYYGSYKRGREMIWVSGMLLFVVFSAEAFSGYMLPWGQMSYWAATVITNLFGGIPFIGNDVVEWVRGNYVVADATLTRFFMLHVFLLPVVIMILIVVHFYALRIPHVNNQDGEVFDFEAEEKKYIEGKKKESKVIPFWPVFLSKDIFVICAFMIFFFYLVCYHFDFAMDPVNFDPANSLKTPTHIYPEWYFLWSYEVLRGFFFSADLGLIAFGIAQVIFFFLPWLDRSSKVAPAHRRPAFLIWFWLMILDLIVLTIFGKLPPEGANIYVGFVASISFLILFLVVLPIITIVERKKGGAQ
- a CDS encoding ATP-binding cassette domain-containing protein, with amino-acid sequence MLKAIQMSHRFDTLLYEDLNFEVSSGESVAILGVSGSGKSTILNNLSTMLKPISGRVSLLEFEDIYGLSPNKLLEIRRYQIGIIFQSHYLFRGFNGYENLKVASILSGQPIDKSLLESLGIAQVLHQNIGELSGGQQQRLSIARVLTKKPKIIFADEPTGNLDKQTAQNVMEIIFEYVDKSGGILVLATHDEKIAKKCTQTFRLENTKLDVL
- the petA gene encoding ubiquinol-cytochrome c reductase iron-sulfur subunit encodes the protein MAEIKRRDFLGMTLGGVTAVGAIASLVAMKKTWDPLPSVVSAGFTTTDVGSMTEGEFSTVEWRGKPVYIIKKTKAEGFNPKRDFKINGDVFTVGIQICTHLGCIPIFNADEKGFLCPCHGGRFTLDGINVPGTPPPRPFDIPPFKIDGTKIVFGEVGSQYQEMIGKA
- a CDS encoding NAD+ synthase, whose protein sequence is MNNIPPLPQNIVKSLINFLYQESKSRGFNRVILGVSGGLDSAVVAVLCKMTFGNHLQALLMPSITSSKSSVTDGIALCEQFDIPYQIQSINPYDEAFRMNHKDANLIRKGNFCTRIRMALLYDLSQEIRALVVGTSNKSELMLGYGTLYGDLAYAINPIGNLFKTQVYELAKILNIPRHIIEKKPSADLYAGQSDEEELGYGYEKIDRLLFEICKIYDDFSQIDVKKLYQMGYDKEMLNIIVPRIKKNLFKHALPTIYEIK
- a CDS encoding apolipoprotein N-acyltransferase, with amino-acid sequence MNRILNKIEKSQTYGIWRIWVRPKILGLYLVSAFILGAIFLIPVYGSILFFYQDWQKEILVFNSIFALLSVWVWFSVPKKIGFWFGFFVGLGLFYWIGLSFRFSVMEFLIPIIMVGVGVGYGIIFYFLLWFPSWLYRMITLMIMSYIHPFGFDWMVVESFFSYSIFGVDKLHFLCIIVGVGVWIHFKRFYRIFAVCFLLFGIDWGHINGEITLPLKVEVTTTHVSQDSKWQSQNFQKIIDKNFDLIDQAILKGKDIVVLPETAFPIVLNKSILKEVLEKLSSQISIVTGGLREEKGKIYNSTYLFENGDFSFIDKVVLAPFGEKIPLPDFLARPLYKAFFGKEYGLSEGKIPENFQIKGDVFRSAICYEGTSKIMYQDKPKYMILISNNGWFVPSIEPFFQRMLVKYYARIYKSIVIHSINQSSSYILSPSVLGDKLVL